One genomic segment of Synechocystis sp. LKSZ1 includes these proteins:
- a CDS encoding aminodeoxychorismate/anthranilate synthase component II — MILVIDNYDSFTYNLVQYLGELGAQWPVAQDVQVYRNDQLDLEKIQYLQPQGVVISPGPGRPEDAGVSLELIRQFGPTLPILGVCLGHQSIGQVFGGKVINAPELMHGKTSPIYHQGQGVFTGLESPFSATRYHSLVVERESLPPCLEITAWLEDGLVMGLRHRDYPHIQGVQFHPESILTSHGKTLLENFLKSLD; from the coding sequence TTGATTCTGGTTATTGATAATTACGACAGTTTTACCTACAACTTGGTGCAGTATTTGGGAGAACTGGGCGCACAATGGCCAGTGGCACAGGATGTTCAAGTTTATCGCAACGACCAACTTGACCTCGAAAAAATCCAATATCTTCAACCCCAGGGAGTGGTGATTTCCCCTGGCCCTGGACGACCCGAAGATGCAGGGGTTTCCCTCGAATTGATTCGACAATTCGGGCCGACGCTACCGATTTTAGGCGTATGTTTAGGACATCAAAGCATTGGCCAGGTGTTTGGAGGCAAGGTAATCAATGCTCCGGAATTAATGCATGGCAAAACCTCGCCAATTTATCATCAAGGGCAAGGGGTATTTACTGGATTAGAAAGTCCTTTTTCTGCAACCCGTTATCATAGCCTGGTGGTCGAACGAGAAAGCCTGCCGCCCTGTCTAGAAATTACGGCCTGGCTTGAAGATGGTTTGGTGATGGGCCTACGGCACCGCGATTATCCTCACATTCAAGGAGTGCAGTTTCACCCCGAAAGTATTTTGACGAGTCATGGTAAAACCCTGCTAGAAAACTTCCTAAAATCCCTGGACTAG
- the murC gene encoding UDP-N-acetylmuramate--L-alanine ligase, whose translation MRSVIVNTVDFSGRPFHFIGIGGIGMSALAYILAKRQFLVSGSDVRPSHITDRLKSVGAHIFNQQDAQNLDLFQSLQVHSYAKLPVGAGQSFYLPDSISPEVPSYQNGNGCHQAPALPQVVCSTAINAQNAEYQAALAKGCPIFHRSDILAALIAQYHSIGVAGTHGKTTTSSLIGYMLLQAGLDPTIIVGGEVDAWEGNARLGQGQYLVAEVDESDGSLTKHAPKIGVVTNIELDHPDHYTDLDAVVDIFHTFESQCETLIGCVDCEVVRTRLKPNITYSLKADQPADYQSKNLLAQAQGTQVEVWERGQLLGTMTVGLPGNHNVSNALAAVAVGRLLGLSFDVIAQAIASFMGAKRRFECKGYCNGITFIDDYAHHPSELLATLAAARQKVDHGKYSRVVAIFQPHRYSRTQAFFGEFAQAFRDADLVILTDIYSAGESNPHQLQGDHLAQAVSQHHPRVIYQPSLTDLSQFLPKVLQSGDLALFLGAGNLNQTIPDVMAHCA comes from the coding sequence GTGAGGAGCGTGATTGTGAATACTGTTGATTTTAGTGGCCGTCCTTTTCACTTCATCGGCATTGGCGGCATTGGCATGTCGGCCCTGGCCTATATCTTAGCCAAACGACAATTTCTGGTCTCTGGCTCTGATGTCCGTCCCAGTCATATCACCGACCGCCTCAAGTCTGTTGGCGCCCATATCTTCAACCAGCAGGATGCCCAAAATTTAGACCTTTTCCAATCTCTCCAGGTTCATAGCTACGCCAAGCTCCCGGTCGGTGCCGGCCAGTCCTTCTATCTTCCCGATAGCATTTCCCCAGAAGTCCCCAGTTATCAAAATGGTAATGGCTGTCATCAGGCCCCGGCATTGCCCCAAGTGGTTTGCTCCACAGCTATTAATGCTCAAAATGCAGAGTACCAAGCGGCCCTGGCTAAAGGTTGCCCCATTTTCCATCGCTCGGATATCTTAGCGGCTCTGATTGCCCAATACCATAGCATTGGCGTTGCAGGAACCCACGGCAAAACCACCACCAGCAGTCTGATCGGTTATATGCTCCTCCAGGCCGGCCTCGACCCTACCATCATCGTCGGAGGAGAAGTAGATGCTTGGGAAGGAAATGCCCGTCTAGGCCAGGGCCAATACCTGGTAGCGGAAGTAGATGAGTCAGATGGTTCCCTCACTAAGCATGCTCCTAAGATTGGTGTCGTCACCAATATTGAACTCGACCATCCTGATCACTACACGGATCTAGACGCCGTTGTTGATATTTTCCATACCTTTGAATCTCAGTGCGAAACCTTAATTGGTTGTGTTGATTGTGAGGTGGTACGAACCCGTCTGAAACCGAACATTACCTACAGTTTGAAGGCTGACCAGCCCGCTGACTACCAAAGCAAAAATCTCCTGGCCCAGGCCCAAGGTACCCAAGTCGAAGTCTGGGAACGGGGCCAATTATTGGGAACGATGACCGTTGGACTCCCCGGTAACCACAATGTCAGCAATGCGTTGGCTGCTGTAGCCGTGGGCCGTCTCCTCGGCCTATCCTTTGACGTCATTGCCCAGGCCATTGCCAGTTTTATGGGGGCCAAGCGTCGCTTTGAGTGTAAAGGCTACTGCAACGGGATTACCTTTATTGACGACTACGCCCACCATCCCAGTGAACTGCTAGCGACGCTAGCCGCCGCTCGCCAAAAAGTAGACCATGGTAAATATAGCCGAGTAGTGGCCATTTTCCAGCCCCACCGCTACAGCCGCACCCAAGCCTTTTTTGGGGAATTTGCCCAGGCCTTCCGGGATGCCGATCTGGTCATTTTGACGGATATCTACAGTGCTGGAGAAAGTAATCCCCATCAACTCCAAGGAGACCACTTAGCCCAGGCGGTAAGTCAGCACCATCCCCGAGTTATTTATCAACCTTCCTTGACGGATTTAAGTCAGTTTTTACCCAAAGTCCTACAATCAGGGGATTTAGCTCTGTTTTTAGGGGCTGGTAATCTCAATCAAACTATTCCCGATGTTATGGCCCACTGCGCCTAG
- the ybeY gene encoding rRNA maturation RNase YbeY, which yields MTPVPTSPSVELSLQVTTPEPIPDDSAQTWQAWIQAWISTVQDSLPPAPAYELTLRLTDDAEIRTLNHQFRQLDRPTDVLAFAALETDLPDYNSLGIEALEAEPLYLGDVIISVTTATRQAEVYGHSLTTELAWLAAHGFLHLLGWDHPDEESLQAMWAEQAQLLQQIGVPIPCLT from the coding sequence ATGACTCCCGTGCCTACGTCTCCCTCCGTTGAACTCAGTCTTCAGGTTACAACCCCTGAGCCGATACCCGACGATTCAGCCCAGACTTGGCAAGCTTGGATCCAAGCGTGGATAAGCACCGTTCAGGATAGTCTTCCGCCGGCCCCTGCCTACGAACTCACCCTGCGACTAACGGATGATGCCGAAATTAGAACTCTGAATCATCAGTTTCGTCAGCTAGACCGCCCCACGGATGTTTTGGCCTTTGCAGCCCTTGAAACCGATCTCCCTGATTACAATTCCTTGGGGATTGAAGCCCTGGAGGCAGAACCCCTCTACCTCGGTGACGTCATTATTTCCGTGACAACGGCCACCCGTCAAGCCGAAGTCTATGGCCATTCTTTAACAACAGAATTAGCCTGGTTAGCAGCCCATGGCTTCCTCCACCTCCTAGGCTGGGATCACCCAGATGAGGAAAGTTTACAGGCCATGTGGGCCGAGCAAGCCCAACTACTACAGCAGATTGGGGTACCGATACCGTGCCTGACCTGA
- a CDS encoding DUF2330 domain-containing protein: MNALRLLLKPLLLVLVVLASLGFLSQPALAFCGFYVAKADTSLYNQASQVIIARDGQRTVLTMANDYQGNVKDFALVVPVPVVLKKEQVNVGDRRIIERLDAFSAPRLVEYFDPNPCEVNSFGGLRGNMPMPAASVAQENKADRARSLGVTIEEKFSVGEYDILILSAKESNGLETWLRENNYRIPNGANRVLQPYIKQGLKFFVAKVNLKEFDRQGFQALRPLMMAYESPRFMLPIRLGMVNAKGPQELFIYLLSPKGTTEVTNYRTVKIPSDPELPEFVQQEFNGFYKAMFKTAYQQSGRNVVFLEYAWNMANCDPCSADPLSPEELKQAGVFWDSGNNRWGGSNVFITRLHLRYTPDKFPADLSFQETNDQSLFQGRYVLRHPYRGEASCDAARSYRQTTRQRQETEAQTLAHLTGWQLADIRQRIEFLNSSESSKPWWRKLWP, from the coding sequence ATGAATGCTTTGCGCCTCCTCCTCAAACCCTTGCTTCTCGTGCTAGTCGTTTTGGCCAGTTTAGGCTTTCTAAGCCAACCAGCTCTGGCCTTCTGTGGCTTTTATGTAGCCAAGGCCGATACCAGTCTTTATAACCAGGCTTCCCAGGTCATTATTGCCCGCGATGGCCAGCGAACGGTGTTAACCATGGCTAATGATTACCAAGGCAATGTTAAGGATTTTGCCCTGGTGGTGCCGGTGCCGGTGGTGCTGAAAAAAGAACAGGTGAATGTTGGCGATCGTCGCATTATCGAGCGCCTGGATGCCTTTAGTGCGCCCCGCCTGGTGGAATATTTTGATCCTAATCCCTGTGAAGTCAATTCCTTTGGCGGCCTTCGAGGCAATATGCCAATGCCAGCAGCTTCCGTGGCCCAAGAAAATAAAGCCGACCGGGCCCGTTCCCTGGGAGTCACCATTGAAGAAAAGTTCTCCGTTGGAGAGTATGACATTCTCATTCTCAGTGCCAAGGAATCCAACGGGCTAGAAACCTGGCTTCGAGAAAATAATTACCGCATCCCGAATGGAGCCAACCGAGTTCTGCAACCCTACATCAAACAGGGCCTGAAATTCTTTGTGGCCAAGGTCAATCTGAAGGAATTTGACCGCCAAGGGTTTCAGGCCCTACGCCCGCTGATGATGGCCTACGAATCCCCTCGTTTTATGTTGCCAATTCGGTTAGGCATGGTGAATGCCAAAGGCCCTCAGGAGTTATTTATCTATCTACTTTCTCCTAAGGGAACCACGGAGGTCACAAACTATCGCACGGTTAAAATTCCCAGTGATCCCGAGTTACCGGAATTTGTCCAACAGGAATTTAATGGTTTCTACAAAGCAATGTTTAAGACGGCCTATCAACAATCCGGGCGTAACGTTGTCTTTTTGGAATACGCCTGGAACATGGCCAACTGTGACCCTTGCTCGGCCGATCCCCTCAGCCCTGAAGAATTAAAGCAAGCTGGCGTCTTTTGGGACAGTGGCAACAATCGCTGGGGCGGCAGTAATGTCTTCATCACTCGTCTGCACCTGCGCTATACACCAGATAAATTCCCGGCTGACCTTAGTTTTCAGGAAACCAATGATCAATCTCTCTTTCAAGGTCGCTACGTTCTGCGCCACCCCTACCGCGGTGAGGCCAGCTGTGATGCGGCCCGTTCCTATCGCCAGACCACTCGCCAGCGTCAGGAGACAGAAGCCCAGACCTTGGCCCATTTAACGGGTTGGCAACTGGCGGACATCCGCCAGCGGATTGAGTTTCTCAATAGCTCGGAAAGCTCAAAGCCCTGGTGGCGAAAACTTTGGCCCTAG
- a CDS encoding FGGY-family carbohydrate kinase — MAFAGLDFGTSGARLMVINHLGEILWQASQAFLPLPPTAWANHWRETLFSLLSKIPPDIKGQLQALAINGTSSTVLLCDVQGETITEPLLYNDSRGSAVKAQLQSLAPVEHLVQSASSSLAKLLWWSEQDYFPQARYFLHQADWLAALLHGHWGLSDYHNALKLGYDVQALAYPAWLVNASFFSLLPQVWTPGEPIGRIQKTVAKTLNLSPDCWICAGTTDSIAAFLASGASQPGEAVTSLGSTLVLKLLSETYGEDLVAGVYSHRLGNYWLMGGASNAGGAILRHFFQDEELAQLSLGINPEVPSPYDYYPLLRPGERFPINDPELEPRLTPRPEDPATFLQGLLEGLVRIEALGYQTLQRLGASPLQRVYTAGGGAKNITWQVIRARHLQVPVLISSQTEAAYGTAHLAQQGLQRLNESLRSFPKPAV; from the coding sequence ATGGCATTTGCAGGCCTGGATTTTGGGACATCAGGGGCTCGTTTAATGGTCATCAATCATCTAGGGGAGATTCTCTGGCAGGCCTCTCAGGCTTTTTTGCCTCTGCCTCCAACAGCGTGGGCCAATCATTGGCGGGAAACCCTTTTTTCCTTGTTGAGCAAGATTCCTCCAGATATCAAAGGGCAACTCCAGGCCTTGGCCATTAATGGGACTTCCAGCACGGTTCTTCTCTGTGATGTCCAAGGGGAGACGATTACAGAACCGCTGTTATACAACGATAGCCGGGGCAGTGCGGTTAAAGCCCAACTCCAAAGCCTTGCTCCGGTTGAACACTTGGTTCAAAGTGCTAGCTCCAGCTTGGCCAAATTGCTCTGGTGGTCAGAACAGGACTACTTTCCCCAGGCCCGCTACTTCCTACATCAGGCCGACTGGCTAGCGGCACTACTCCATGGCCATTGGGGGCTGAGTGATTACCATAATGCCTTGAAGTTGGGTTATGACGTCCAGGCTTTAGCCTATCCTGCTTGGTTAGTGAATGCTTCCTTCTTTTCCCTCCTACCCCAAGTATGGACACCCGGTGAGCCCATTGGGAGGATACAAAAGACGGTGGCTAAGACTTTGAATCTCTCCCCAGACTGTTGGATTTGTGCGGGAACGACCGATAGCATTGCCGCTTTTTTAGCTAGTGGTGCCAGTCAACCGGGTGAAGCCGTGACCTCTCTGGGCTCAACCCTGGTGCTGAAACTCCTGAGTGAAACCTATGGGGAAGATCTGGTGGCGGGGGTTTATAGTCATCGCTTAGGAAATTATTGGTTAATGGGAGGCGCTTCTAACGCAGGGGGGGCAATTCTACGCCATTTCTTTCAAGATGAGGAGCTCGCGCAATTAAGCCTAGGGATTAATCCTGAGGTGCCCAGCCCCTACGACTACTATCCTTTGCTGAGGCCTGGTGAACGGTTTCCCATCAATGATCCTGAGCTTGAACCCCGTTTAACCCCTCGCCCTGAAGATCCCGCAACCTTTTTACAGGGCCTATTGGAAGGTCTGGTTCGCATCGAGGCCCTGGGCTATCAAACGCTCCAACGCTTAGGGGCCTCTCCCCTACAACGAGTTTATACGGCAGGGGGAGGGGCCAAAAATATAACTTGGCAAGTCATCCGGGCCCGTCATCTCCAGGTTCCTGTTTTAATTTCTTCTCAAACCGAAGCGGCCTACGGCACGGCCCATCTGGCCCAGCAAGGTTTACAGAGACTTAATGAATCTTTACGCTCATTTCCTAAGCCGGCTGTCTAA
- a CDS encoding diacylglycerol kinase family protein — protein sequence MPSPVPATLPAKAIGHHPKVARLPHLTATPPSKTASRDQAWQIAPDLLTSFRYAWAGVCYAYGTQRNFRIHTGVGSLALATGFALRLSPTALAILSLTVALVMILELLNTALESVVDLTVGQSYHELAKIAKDCAAGAVLLAAIAAVIVGGCLLAIPILALIF from the coding sequence ATGCCTTCCCCAGTCCCCGCTACGTTGCCTGCCAAGGCCATTGGGCACCATCCCAAAGTTGCCCGACTGCCCCACCTCACGGCTACTCCTCCCAGTAAAACCGCCAGTCGTGACCAGGCCTGGCAAATTGCCCCGGATTTACTCACCAGTTTTCGCTACGCTTGGGCGGGTGTCTGCTACGCCTACGGGACTCAACGTAATTTTCGTATTCATACCGGGGTCGGTAGTCTGGCCCTAGCAACGGGCTTTGCCTTGCGCCTATCCCCCACGGCCCTAGCTATTTTAAGCTTAACAGTGGCCCTGGTGATGATTTTGGAACTCCTCAATACGGCCCTGGAATCGGTGGTTGATTTAACCGTCGGTCAGTCCTATCATGAGTTAGCCAAAATAGCGAAGGATTGCGCCGCCGGTGCGGTACTCCTAGCGGCCATTGCAGCGGTTATTGTTGGTGGTTGTTTGTTAGCTATCCCAATTTTGGCTCTTATTTTTTAA
- a CDS encoding sensor domain-containing diguanylate cyclase, whose amino-acid sequence MLDFDVFSDFESAAQAVLAFLHQRLGLSLWMLTRTEGEDWIVLQAQDQGYGVKAGDVFRWRDSFCSQMVAGRGPRIAADSNQVSVYANAPIAQQVAIGAYVGVPLTYKDGRLFGTLCAIDPQPQTETLAAELPLVELLARLLSSLLSFSLEVAEQARQAERACTDAVTDALTGLYNRRGWEQFLAQEEERCRIYGHPASVIIIDLDGLKEVNDSQGHGAGDQLIIQTAEVLRHTVRCQDIVARLGGDEFAVLCLDCGLEPGKALLERLEEAFMERQIDASLGLACRKPGAHLTQAVEEADHAMYLCKSWRKNG is encoded by the coding sequence ATGCTGGACTTTGACGTATTTTCCGACTTTGAAAGCGCCGCTCAAGCGGTTCTTGCCTTTCTCCATCAGCGTCTTGGTTTGTCCCTCTGGATGCTGACCCGTACAGAGGGTGAGGACTGGATCGTTCTTCAGGCCCAAGACCAGGGTTATGGGGTCAAAGCAGGAGATGTTTTTCGCTGGCGTGATTCCTTTTGTTCACAGATGGTGGCCGGTCGCGGCCCTCGGATAGCAGCGGATTCTAACCAGGTATCGGTCTATGCCAATGCGCCTATTGCTCAGCAGGTGGCAATTGGGGCCTACGTTGGCGTTCCCCTGACCTACAAAGATGGCCGGCTGTTTGGTACGCTTTGTGCCATTGACCCCCAACCTCAGACGGAAACCCTCGCGGCGGAATTGCCTCTAGTGGAATTATTGGCCCGTTTGCTCAGTAGCCTTCTCAGTTTTTCCTTGGAAGTTGCAGAACAGGCTCGTCAGGCGGAAAGGGCCTGCACCGATGCCGTGACGGATGCTTTAACAGGACTCTATAATCGGCGCGGCTGGGAACAATTTTTGGCCCAGGAAGAGGAACGCTGTCGCATTTACGGTCATCCCGCCAGTGTGATCATTATTGACCTCGATGGCCTGAAGGAGGTTAATGATAGCCAGGGCCATGGTGCCGGTGACCAGTTGATTATTCAAACGGCAGAGGTCTTGCGCCATACTGTCCGTTGCCAGGATATTGTGGCTCGCCTTGGGGGGGATGAATTTGCGGTTCTCTGCCTTGACTGCGGCCTGGAGCCGGGTAAGGCCTTGCTGGAGCGTCTGGAAGAAGCCTTCATGGAGAGGCAAATCGATGCCTCCCTCGGCCTGGCCTGTCGTAAACCCGGTGCTCACCTGACCCAGGCTGTTGAGGAAGCCGACCATGCGATGTACCTCTGCAAGTCCTGGCGCAAGAATGGCTAA
- a CDS encoding RnfABCDGE type electron transport complex subunit D → MGLRDARDYQIIFLSSFLALGWWARDWTLHWAWIAALISICLLMQFGLGLLTHSSVLGWQKRLTLIVPSLKSALITALGLSLLLRANHLSTLLLAGGLAIAAKFLLQFRGKHFINPANFGIISALLLTQDAWVSPGQWGTDLWLLACFLACGGLVLGKVGRWDTSLVFFGVYGGLSLLRNTWLGWSPEVVLHQLSSGSLLVFTLFMVTDPRSIPDARWGRVVWATVIAILSFVLQYYFYLPTAPFWALFCCAPLTVLLDTRWQAPRFTWQPRLLSLNP, encoded by the coding sequence ATGGGATTGCGCGATGCAAGGGACTATCAAATTATTTTTCTCAGTAGCTTCTTGGCCCTGGGATGGTGGGCCAGGGATTGGACACTCCATTGGGCCTGGATTGCGGCCTTAATCAGTATTTGTCTGCTAATGCAATTTGGCCTTGGCCTGCTCACCCACTCATCCGTGCTGGGATGGCAAAAGCGACTCACGCTGATTGTACCGAGCTTAAAAAGTGCCTTGATTACAGCTCTGGGTCTTTCTCTATTGCTACGTGCTAACCATCTAAGTACGCTCCTGCTTGCCGGGGGCCTGGCCATTGCGGCGAAATTTCTGCTCCAGTTCCGGGGCAAACACTTTATCAATCCGGCTAATTTCGGGATTATCTCGGCCCTGTTGTTGACCCAGGACGCTTGGGTCTCTCCGGGCCAATGGGGAACGGATCTCTGGCTTTTGGCTTGTTTTTTGGCCTGTGGGGGTCTAGTTTTGGGGAAAGTTGGCCGCTGGGATACCTCCCTGGTCTTCTTTGGGGTCTATGGGGGTCTGAGCTTGCTTCGCAATACCTGGCTAGGCTGGTCACCGGAGGTAGTTCTGCATCAACTCAGTAGCGGCAGTTTACTGGTATTTACCCTATTTATGGTGACTGACCCTCGTTCTATTCCCGATGCCCGTTGGGGCCGAGTAGTCTGGGCAACGGTCATCGCTATTCTAAGCTTTGTCCTGCAATATTATTTTTACCTTCCCACCGCGCCCTTTTGGGCCCTCTTTTGTTGTGCGCCATTAACGGTACTGCTAGATACTCGCTGGCAGGCCCCCCGCTTTACCTGGCAACCCCGTCTGCTATCCCTTAACCCTTGA
- a CDS encoding DUF3285 domain-containing protein, whose amino-acid sequence MSESETPLPPAAEPQPSYVKLAMRNMVRKKGKSLTHFFLTTAGLLAVLVGISYLTR is encoded by the coding sequence ATGAGTGAGTCCGAAACTCCGTTACCCCCTGCCGCAGAACCTCAACCCAGTTATGTCAAGCTGGCTATGCGGAATATGGTACGAAAAAAAGGCAAGTCCCTCACTCATTTTTTCCTGACGACCGCTGGACTCCTGGCCGTCTTGGTGGGAATATCCTATCTCACCCGCTAA
- the ftsH4 gene encoding ATP-dependent zinc metalloprotease FtsH4: MAIKPQPAWRRQLGAILIWGGTIFLLVNIFAPQVFGRPIPQVPYSLFIDQIEDGKVASVYVAQNEIRYQLKPSAEEAGNGETYGQVLKTTPIFDLELPKRLEAKGVEFAAAPPPKNSWFGTILSWVIPPLIFVGIWQFFLNRNSGAGPSGALSFTKSRAKVYVEGDTTKVTFENVAGVEEAKTELAEIVEFLKFPQRYTAIGARIPKGVLLVGPPGTGKTLLAKAVAGEAGVPFFSISGSEFVELFVGAGAARVRDLFEQAKKQAPCIVFIDELDAIGKSRASGPFMGGNDEREQTLNQLLTEMDGFSAGGSTVIVLAATNRPETLDPALLRPGRFDRQVLVDRPDLSGRLKILEIYAKKVKLGPDVDLKETATRTPGFAGADLANLVNEAALLAARNQQETVANADFREAIERVVAGLEKKSRVLSDKEKKIVAYHEVGHALVGAVMPGGGKVAKISIVPRGMAALGYTLQMPTEDRFLMDESELRDQIATLLGGRSAEEIVFGSITTGAANDLQRATDLAERMVTTYGMSQVLGPLAYEKGQQNNFLGDGMVNPRRMVSDDTAKAIDNEVKEIVEQAHQNALAILQNNRELLETIAQRILETEVIEGDELQALLNQVQAPESLKGRALTTA; encoded by the coding sequence ATGGCGATTAAACCCCAACCCGCCTGGCGACGACAATTGGGAGCCATTCTAATCTGGGGAGGAACGATTTTCCTCTTGGTCAATATTTTTGCTCCCCAGGTCTTTGGCCGTCCCATTCCCCAGGTTCCCTATAGCTTATTCATTGATCAGATTGAAGATGGCAAAGTGGCCAGTGTCTATGTAGCCCAGAACGAGATTCGCTACCAACTCAAGCCCAGTGCCGAGGAAGCGGGCAATGGGGAAACCTACGGCCAAGTGCTGAAAACCACACCCATTTTTGACCTCGAATTACCCAAACGCCTAGAGGCTAAAGGGGTGGAATTTGCTGCCGCTCCACCGCCGAAAAACTCTTGGTTTGGCACCATCCTGAGTTGGGTGATTCCACCGCTGATTTTTGTCGGGATTTGGCAATTCTTCCTGAATCGCAATAGTGGAGCCGGGCCATCGGGGGCCTTGTCCTTTACCAAAAGCCGGGCCAAGGTCTACGTGGAAGGGGATACCACCAAAGTTACCTTTGAAAACGTGGCCGGTGTAGAAGAAGCCAAAACCGAGCTGGCAGAAATTGTGGAATTTCTCAAATTTCCTCAACGCTACACTGCCATCGGGGCCCGTATTCCCAAGGGTGTTCTGCTCGTTGGCCCGCCGGGAACCGGGAAAACTCTCCTCGCCAAGGCCGTAGCTGGCGAGGCCGGGGTGCCCTTCTTTAGTATCTCTGGCTCGGAATTCGTAGAACTGTTCGTCGGGGCCGGTGCGGCGCGGGTAAGGGATTTATTTGAGCAGGCCAAAAAACAGGCCCCTTGTATTGTCTTTATTGATGAATTGGATGCTATTGGTAAATCGCGGGCCAGTGGCCCCTTTATGGGGGGCAACGATGAACGGGAACAAACTCTCAACCAGTTGTTAACGGAAATGGATGGCTTCAGTGCGGGCGGTTCGACCGTCATCGTCCTGGCGGCCACCAACCGTCCTGAAACCCTCGATCCCGCTTTACTCCGCCCCGGTCGTTTTGATCGTCAAGTATTGGTGGATCGACCAGACCTCTCTGGCCGACTCAAAATTTTGGAAATCTACGCCAAAAAAGTCAAATTAGGCCCTGATGTGGACTTGAAGGAAACTGCCACCCGGACACCAGGGTTTGCCGGAGCCGATCTCGCTAATTTGGTCAACGAAGCGGCTCTATTGGCGGCTCGGAATCAACAGGAAACCGTGGCTAATGCTGATTTCCGGGAGGCCATTGAGCGGGTCGTGGCAGGCCTAGAGAAGAAAAGCCGTGTCCTCTCCGATAAGGAGAAGAAAATTGTGGCTTACCACGAAGTCGGCCATGCCTTGGTGGGAGCTGTAATGCCAGGCGGCGGGAAAGTCGCCAAAATTTCCATTGTGCCGCGGGGGATGGCGGCCCTGGGTTATACCCTGCAAATGCCGACGGAAGACCGTTTCTTGATGGATGAGTCGGAATTACGAGACCAGATTGCTACCCTGTTGGGGGGCCGATCCGCCGAAGAAATTGTCTTTGGCAGTATTACCACCGGTGCCGCCAATGACCTACAACGGGCCACGGATTTAGCCGAGCGCATGGTCACCACCTACGGCATGAGCCAAGTCTTAGGGCCTCTCGCCTACGAAAAGGGCCAACAAAACAATTTCCTAGGGGATGGCATGGTCAACCCCCGACGCATGGTGAGTGACGACACCGCTAAGGCCATTGACAATGAGGTGAAGGAAATTGTCGAACAGGCCCATCAGAACGCCCTCGCCATTCTGCAAAATAATCGGGAACTCCTGGAAACCATTGCCCAACGCATTCTAGAAACCGAGGTGATCGAAGGAGATGAATTACAGGCACTGCTGAACCAAGTCCAGGCCCCGGAATCCCTCAAAGGCCGTGCCTTGACCACTGCTTAG
- the murB gene encoding UDP-N-acetylmuramate dehydrogenase, with protein sequence MTVAYAPRSSPPISPAAREIPLIQGQVSLADYTTYRVGGAAEWYTAPRNRQELLAAFEWLANKDLPLTLLGAGSNLLISDHGIPGLVLSTRYLRQSFFDEGQGKITVAAGEPIAKVAWQAAKRGWKGLEWAVGIPGTIGGAVVMNAGAHNQCTADTLVSATVMSPDGQLKVLSRADLGFAYRTSCLQGSHQLVIEATFQLTPGFERDIILAQTTQNLHQRKNSQPYDKPSCGSVFRNPTPQYAARLIEHLGLKGYRIGGAEVSQRHANFILNASNAKAQDIFNLICHVQAQVEAHCALLLEPEVKILGQFSY encoded by the coding sequence ATGACCGTCGCCTACGCCCCCCGTTCTAGCCCGCCCATTTCTCCAGCCGCTAGGGAGATTCCCCTGATTCAAGGGCAGGTTTCCCTGGCCGATTACACCACCTATCGGGTTGGAGGCGCCGCTGAATGGTACACTGCACCGCGCAACCGACAGGAACTACTAGCGGCCTTTGAATGGTTGGCCAATAAAGATTTACCGCTCACCTTGCTGGGGGCCGGCTCTAACCTTTTGATTAGTGATCATGGGATTCCCGGCTTGGTATTGAGTACCCGTTACCTGCGACAGAGTTTTTTTGATGAGGGCCAGGGCAAAATTACCGTAGCGGCGGGGGAACCCATTGCTAAAGTAGCTTGGCAGGCGGCTAAACGAGGCTGGAAGGGCCTGGAATGGGCCGTGGGTATTCCGGGAACCATTGGCGGGGCAGTGGTGATGAATGCAGGGGCCCATAACCAATGCACTGCTGACACATTAGTATCGGCCACGGTGATGTCTCCCGATGGACAGTTAAAAGTATTGTCACGGGCCGACCTGGGTTTTGCCTACCGGACGTCTTGTCTCCAGGGCAGTCACCAGTTGGTGATTGAGGCCACCTTCCAACTCACCCCCGGCTTTGAGCGAGATATCATCCTGGCCCAGACGACGCAAAACCTACACCAGCGTAAGAACTCCCAACCCTACGACAAACCCAGTTGTGGCAGTGTGTTTCGTAATCCCACGCCCCAGTATGCGGCCCGACTGATTGAACACCTTGGCCTGAAGGGTTATCGTATTGGCGGTGCTGAAGTTTCTCAGCGCCATGCGAACTTCATCCTCAATGCCAGTAATGCCAAGGCCCAGGATATTTTCAATTTAATTTGCCATGTCCAAGCACAGGTCGAGGCCCATTGCGCCTTGCTTTTAGAACCTGAAGTGAAGATCCTCGGCCAGTTTTCTTACTAG